In one window of Caenimonas aquaedulcis DNA:
- the rplD gene encoding 50S ribosomal protein L4, giving the protein MQLELLNEQGQASSKYDAPETVFGREYNEDLVHQIVVAFQANARQGTRAQKDRQQVNHSTKKPFKQKGTGRARAGMTSSPLWRGGGRIFPNSPEENFTQKINKKMYRAGMAAIFSQLAREGRLAVVDSIKVDSPKTKQLAARFKAMNLDSVLVIAEEVDENLYLASRNLVNVLVVEPRFADPLSLVHYKKVLVTKGAIDKLKEMFA; this is encoded by the coding sequence ATGCAACTCGAACTCCTGAACGAACAAGGCCAGGCCTCGTCGAAGTACGACGCGCCCGAGACCGTGTTCGGCCGTGAATACAACGAAGACCTGGTCCACCAGATCGTCGTCGCCTTCCAGGCCAATGCCCGTCAAGGCACGCGCGCCCAGAAGGACCGCCAGCAGGTCAATCACTCGACCAAGAAGCCGTTCAAGCAAAAGGGAACGGGCCGCGCCCGTGCCGGTATGACGTCCTCGCCGCTGTGGCGCGGAGGCGGCCGGATTTTCCCGAACAGCCCGGAAGAGAATTTCACCCAGAAGATCAACAAGAAGATGTACCGCGCCGGCATGGCCGCCATCTTCTCGCAGCTGGCCCGCGAAGGCCGCCTCGCTGTGGTTGATTCGATCAAGGTGGACTCGCCCAAGACCAAGCAACTCGCCGCGCGCTTCAAGGCCATGAACCTGGACTCCGTCCTGGTGATCGCCGAGGAAGTCGACGAGAACCTCTACCTCGCCTCGCGCAACCTGGTGAACGTGCTCGTCGTCGAGCCGCGTTTCGCCGATCCGCTGTCGCTGGTGCACTACAAGAAGGTGCTCGTCACCAAGGGCGCCATCGACAAGCTCAAGGAGATGTTCGCATGA
- the rplC gene encoding 50S ribosomal protein L3, producing the protein MSLSKSLGLLGRKVGMMRLFTDDGDAVPVTVIDVSNNRVTQVKTEENDGYVALQVTFGTRRASRVIKPAAGHLAKAGVEAGEIIQEFRVTADTAGKYAAGATVPAAEVFTVGQKVDVQGTTIGKGYAGTIKRHHMSSQRASHGNSRSHNVPGSIGMAQDPGRVFPGKRMTGHLGDDTVTTQNLDVIRIDEARGLLLVKGAIPGSKGGFVTVRPAVKAKPSAEKGAK; encoded by the coding sequence ATGAGTCTTAGCAAATCCCTCGGATTGCTGGGCCGCAAGGTGGGCATGATGCGCCTGTTCACCGATGACGGGGATGCAGTTCCTGTCACGGTGATCGATGTGTCGAACAACCGCGTGACCCAGGTCAAGACCGAAGAGAACGACGGCTACGTGGCCCTGCAGGTCACGTTCGGCACCCGCCGCGCATCGCGCGTCATCAAGCCCGCCGCCGGCCACCTGGCCAAGGCCGGTGTCGAAGCCGGTGAAATCATCCAGGAATTCCGCGTGACCGCCGACACTGCAGGCAAGTACGCCGCAGGCGCCACGGTGCCCGCCGCCGAGGTCTTCACGGTCGGCCAGAAGGTGGACGTGCAGGGCACGACCATCGGCAAGGGCTACGCCGGCACGATCAAGCGCCACCACATGTCCTCGCAGCGCGCGTCGCACGGCAATAGCCGTTCGCACAACGTGCCCGGCTCGATCGGCATGGCGCAGGATCCCGGCCGCGTGTTCCCCGGCAAGCGAATGACCGGCCACCTGGGCGACGACACCGTCACGACCCAGAACCTGGACGTGATCCGTATCGATGAAGCCCGCGGCCTGCTGCTGGTCAAGGGTGCGATCCCGGGCTCCAAGGGTGGTTTCGTCACCGTCCGACCCGCCGTCAAGGCCAAGCCTTCGGCTGAGAAGGGAGCCAAGTAA
- the rpsJ gene encoding 30S ribosomal protein S10 has protein sequence MAAQQKIRIRLKAFDYKLIDQSAAEIVDTAKRTGAIVKGPVPLPTRMKRFDILRSPHVNKSSRDQFEIRTHQRLMDIVDPTDKTVDALMKLDLPAGVDVEIKLQ, from the coding sequence ATGGCTGCCCAACAAAAGATCCGCATTCGCCTCAAGGCGTTCGATTACAAGTTGATCGACCAGTCCGCCGCCGAGATCGTCGACACCGCCAAGCGCACCGGCGCCATCGTCAAGGGCCCCGTGCCCCTGCCGACGCGTATGAAGCGCTTCGACATCCTGCGCTCGCCGCACGTGAACAAGTCGAGCCGTGACCAGTTCGAAATCCGGACGCACCAGCGCCTGATGGACATCGTGGACCCCACGGACAAGACAGTCGACGCGCTGATGAAGCTGGATCTGCCGGCTGGCGTGGACGTCGAGATCAAGTTGCAGTAA
- the tuf gene encoding elongation factor Tu, with protein sequence MAKGKFERTKPHVNVGTIGHVDHGKTTLTAAITSVLAQKFGGEAKAYDQIDAAPEEKARGITINTAHVEYETANRHYAHVDCPGHADYVKNMITGAAQMDGAILVVSAADGPMPQTREHILLARQVGVPYIIVFLNKCDMVDDAELLELVEMEVRELLSKYEFPGDDTPIIHGSAKLALEGDKGELGEQAIMKLADAMDSYIPQPERAIDGAFLMPVEDVFSISGRGTVVTGRVERGIVKVGEEIEIVGIAPTQKTTCTGVEMFRKLLDQGQAGDNVGILLRGTKREDVQRGQVLCKPGSIKPHTHFTAEVYVLSKDEGGRHTPFFNNYRPQFYFRTTDVTGAIELPKDKEMVMPGDNVSITVKLINPIAMQEGLRFAIREGGKTVGSGVVAKILE encoded by the coding sequence ATGGCAAAAGGAAAATTCGAGCGGACCAAGCCGCACGTCAACGTGGGCACCATCGGACACGTGGACCACGGCAAGACGACGCTGACGGCGGCCATCACCTCGGTGCTGGCGCAGAAGTTCGGCGGCGAGGCCAAGGCGTACGACCAGATCGACGCGGCCCCGGAAGAAAAGGCGCGCGGCATCACGATCAACACGGCGCACGTGGAGTATGAGACGGCGAACCGCCACTACGCCCACGTGGACTGCCCGGGCCACGCCGACTACGTGAAGAACATGATCACCGGCGCCGCCCAGATGGACGGCGCGATCCTGGTGGTGTCGGCGGCCGACGGCCCGATGCCCCAGACGCGCGAGCACATCCTGCTGGCGCGCCAGGTGGGCGTGCCCTACATCATCGTGTTCCTGAACAAGTGCGACATGGTGGACGACGCCGAGCTCTTGGAGCTGGTGGAGATGGAAGTGCGCGAGCTGCTGTCCAAGTACGAGTTCCCGGGCGACGACACCCCGATCATCCACGGCTCGGCCAAGCTGGCGCTCGAGGGTGACAAGGGCGAGCTGGGCGAGCAGGCGATCATGAAGCTGGCCGATGCGATGGACAGCTACATTCCCCAGCCCGAGCGCGCGATCGACGGTGCGTTCCTGATGCCGGTGGAAGACGTGTTCTCCATCTCGGGGCGCGGCACGGTGGTGACGGGCCGCGTGGAGCGCGGCATCGTGAAGGTGGGCGAGGAAATCGAGATCGTGGGCATTGCCCCGACGCAGAAGACCACCTGCACGGGCGTGGAGATGTTCCGCAAGCTGCTGGACCAAGGTCAAGCGGGCGACAACGTGGGTATTCTGTTGCGCGGCACCAAGCGCGAAGACGTGCAGCGCGGCCAGGTGCTGTGCAAGCCGGGTTCGATCAAGCCGCACACGCACTTCACCGCCGAGGTGTACGTGCTGAGCAAGGATGAGGGCGGGCGCCACACGCCGTTCTTCAACAACTACCGTCCGCAGTTCTACTTCCGCACGACGGACGTGACCGGCGCGATCGAGCTGCCCAAGGACAAGGAAATGGTCATGCCGGGCGACAACGTGTCGATCACGGTCAAGCTGATCAACCCGATCGCCATGCAAGAAGGCCTGCGCTTCGCCATCCGCGAAGGCGGCAAGACCGTGGGCTCGGGCGTCGTCGCAAAGATCCTGGAGTAA
- the fusA gene encoding elongation factor G, whose amino-acid sequence MARKTPIERYRNIGISAHIDAGKTTTTERILFYTGVNHKIGEVHDGAATMDWMEQEQERGITITSAATTCFWKGMDLSFPEHRINIIDTPGHVDFTIEVERSMRVLDGACMVYCAVGGVQPQSETVWRQANKYRVPRLAFVNKMDRTGANFFKVYEQMKLRLKANPVPIVIPIGAEENFTGVVDLRKMKAIYWDEASQGMKFNFAEIPAELLEQAKEWREKMVEAAAEANEELMNKYLEEGDLSEEEITHGLRTRTIAGEIQPMLCGTAFKNKGVQRMLDAVIELMPSPIDIPPVKGTDEDEKETSRKADDNEKFSALAFKLMTDPFVGQLTFVRVYSGVLTKGDSVYNPIRGKKERIGRIVQMHANNRLEVDEIRAGDIAACVGLKDVTTGETLCDPASIVMLERMVFPEPVIAQAVEPKTKMDQEKMGIALNRLAQEDPSFRVRTDEESGQTIIAGMGELHLEIIVDRMKREFGVEANVGKPQVAYRETIRKTVEDAEGKFVRQSGGKGQYGHVVLKLEPNEPGKGIEFVDAIKGGVVPREFIPAVEKGINEAVTQGVLAGYPVVDVKVTLHFGSYHDVDSNELAFKMAAIFGFKEGAKKAGPVILEPMMSVEVETPEDYAGNVMGDLSSRRGMVQGMEDMVGGGKAIKAEVPLSEMFGYSTTLRSMSQGRATYTMEFKHYSEAPRNVAEAIVASRAK is encoded by the coding sequence ATGGCCCGCAAAACGCCTATCGAGCGCTACCGAAACATCGGTATTTCGGCGCACATCGACGCCGGCAAGACCACGACCACCGAACGCATCCTGTTCTACACGGGCGTGAACCACAAGATCGGCGAAGTGCACGACGGCGCCGCCACGATGGACTGGATGGAGCAGGAGCAGGAGCGCGGCATCACCATCACGTCCGCGGCGACGACCTGTTTCTGGAAGGGCATGGATCTGTCGTTCCCCGAGCACCGCATCAACATCATCGACACCCCCGGCCACGTGGACTTCACCATCGAGGTGGAGCGTTCCATGCGCGTGCTGGACGGCGCCTGCATGGTGTACTGCGCCGTGGGCGGCGTGCAGCCGCAGTCGGAAACCGTCTGGCGCCAGGCCAACAAGTATCGCGTGCCGCGTCTCGCGTTCGTCAACAAGATGGACCGCACGGGCGCGAACTTCTTCAAGGTCTACGAGCAGATGAAGCTGCGCCTGAAGGCCAATCCGGTGCCCATCGTCATCCCGATCGGCGCGGAAGAGAACTTCACGGGCGTCGTGGACCTGCGCAAGATGAAGGCCATCTACTGGGACGAGGCGTCGCAGGGCATGAAGTTCAACTTCGCCGAAATCCCGGCCGAGCTGCTGGAGCAGGCCAAGGAATGGCGCGAGAAGATGGTCGAGGCCGCCGCCGAAGCCAACGAAGAACTGATGAACAAGTACCTGGAAGAGGGCGACCTCTCCGAGGAAGAGATCACGCACGGTCTGCGCACGCGCACGATCGCCGGCGAGATCCAGCCGATGCTGTGCGGCACCGCGTTCAAGAACAAGGGTGTGCAGCGTATGCTGGACGCCGTGATCGAACTCATGCCTTCGCCGATCGACATTCCCCCGGTGAAGGGGACTGACGAGGACGAGAAGGAAACGAGCCGCAAGGCCGACGACAACGAGAAGTTCTCGGCGCTGGCGTTCAAGCTGATGACCGACCCGTTCGTGGGTCAGCTCACGTTCGTGCGCGTCTATTCGGGCGTCCTGACCAAGGGCGATAGCGTCTACAACCCGATCCGCGGCAAGAAGGAGCGCATCGGCCGAATTGTGCAGATGCACGCGAACAATCGCCTCGAAGTGGACGAGATCCGCGCCGGCGACATTGCCGCCTGCGTGGGCCTGAAGGACGTCACGACTGGTGAAACGCTGTGCGACCCGGCTTCCATCGTCATGCTCGAACGCATGGTGTTCCCGGAGCCCGTGATCGCGCAGGCGGTCGAGCCGAAGACCAAGATGGACCAGGAAAAGATGGGCATTGCGCTCAATCGCCTGGCCCAGGAAGACCCGTCGTTCCGCGTTCGCACGGACGAGGAATCCGGTCAGACCATCATCGCGGGCATGGGCGAGCTCCACCTGGAAATCATCGTCGACCGCATGAAGCGCGAGTTCGGTGTGGAAGCCAACGTCGGCAAGCCGCAGGTTGCTTACCGCGAAACCATCCGCAAGACGGTGGAAGACGCGGAAGGCAAGTTCGTGCGCCAGTCCGGCGGCAAGGGCCAGTATGGCCACGTCGTGCTCAAGCTCGAGCCCAACGAACCCGGCAAGGGCATCGAGTTCGTCGACGCCATCAAGGGCGGTGTGGTCCCGCGCGAATTCATTCCGGCGGTGGAAAAGGGCATCAACGAAGCTGTCACGCAGGGCGTTCTGGCTGGCTACCCTGTCGTGGACGTCAAGGTGACGCTCCACTTCGGCTCCTACCACGACGTGGACTCGAACGAGCTCGCATTCAAGATGGCCGCGATCTTCGGCTTCAAGGAAGGCGCCAAGAAGGCCGGCCCGGTCATTCTGGAGCCGATGATGTCGGTCGAGGTGGAAACGCCCGAGGACTACGCCGGCAACGTGATGGGCGACCTGTCTTCGCGTCGCGGCATGGTGCAGGGCATGGAAGACATGGTTGGTGGCGGCAAGGCCATCAAGGCGGAAGTGCCCCTGTCCGAAATGTTCGGCTACTCGACGACGCTGCGTTCGATGTCGCAAGGCCGCGCAACGTACACCATGGAGTTCAAGCACTACAGCGAAGCTCCCCGTAACGTGGCCGAAGCCATCGTGGCGTCCCGGGCCAAATAA
- the rpsG gene encoding 30S ribosomal protein S7 — protein MPRRREVPKREILPDPKYGNVELAKFMNVIMQGGKKAIAERIVYGALEQIEKKNPGKDPVEAFTMAINNVKPMVEVKSRRVGGANYQVPVEVRPVRRLALSMRWLKEAAKKRGEKSMAMRLANELMEATEGRGGAMKKRDEVHRMAEANKAFSHFRF, from the coding sequence ATGCCACGTCGTCGCGAAGTCCCTAAACGTGAAATCCTGCCGGATCCCAAGTACGGCAATGTCGAGCTCGCCAAGTTCATGAACGTCATCATGCAAGGCGGCAAGAAGGCGATCGCCGAGCGCATCGTCTACGGCGCGCTCGAGCAGATCGAGAAGAAGAACCCGGGCAAGGACCCGGTCGAAGCCTTCACCATGGCGATCAACAACGTCAAGCCCATGGTCGAGGTGAAGTCCCGCCGCGTCGGTGGCGCGAACTACCAGGTGCCCGTCGAAGTGCGCCCGGTCCGTCGCCTGGCGCTGTCCATGCGCTGGCTGAAGGAAGCCGCCAAGAAGCGCGGCGAAAAGTCCATGGCGATGCGCCTGGCCAACGAACTCATGGAAGCCACGGAAGGCCGTGGCGGCGCCATGAAGAAGCGCGACGAAGTGCACCGCATGGCAGAGGCCAACAAGGCCTTCAGCCACTTCCGCTTCTAA
- the rpsL gene encoding 30S ribosomal protein S12, with product MPTINQLVRQGREVEKTNSKSPAMQNSPQRRGVCTRVYTTTPKKPNSALRKVAKVRLTNGFEVISYIGGEGHNLQEHSVVLVRGGRVKDLPGVRYHIVRGSLDLQGVKDRKQSRSKYGAKRPKKA from the coding sequence ATGCCAACCATCAATCAACTCGTGCGTCAGGGGCGGGAGGTCGAAAAGACCAACTCGAAGAGCCCCGCGATGCAGAACAGCCCCCAGCGCCGGGGCGTGTGCACTCGCGTGTACACCACGACGCCGAAGAAGCCGAACTCGGCACTTCGTAAAGTCGCCAAGGTCCGCCTGACCAATGGCTTCGAAGTCATTTCCTACATCGGCGGTGAAGGCCACAACCTGCAGGAGCACTCGGTCGTGCTCGTGCGCGGCGGCCGCGTGAAGGACCTGCCCGGTGTGCGTTACCACATCGTGCGCGGTTCGCTGGACCTGCAGGGCGTGAAAGACCGCAAGCAGTCCCGCTCCAAGTACGGCGCCAAGCGCCCGAAGAAGGCTTGA
- a CDS encoding D-alanyl-D-alanine carboxypeptidase family protein has protein sequence MNNLLRAFAAPLLAFFCLAASAQAPQPPEIAARSYLLLDVTANQILAARDPDMQVEPASLTKLMTQYLVFDALRAKKIDLQQALPVSERAWKMPGSRMFIDPKMKVPVDDLIKGMIVQSGNDATMALAEAVGGTAERFVQLMNEQAKALGMKSTVYKNPEGLPEPGHLTTARDLSVLSTRLMREFPQYLHYYAIKKYRYEGTPTSNDTNRNLLLFRDPTVDGLKTGHTDAAGYCLIATAKRDFPNLGSRRLLTIVLGTSSENARANEAQKLLNWGYTAFEAVKLFDANQAVATPDVWKGVEKTAKLGRQEPVVVAVPAGTAARIKTQVARPDPLIAPLTKGQQVGTLKVFAGDQPLLDLPLVALESVEQAGVLRRAWDAMRLWIK, from the coding sequence ATGAACAACTTGCTGCGCGCGTTTGCCGCGCCTCTTCTCGCCTTCTTCTGCCTGGCCGCCTCGGCGCAGGCGCCCCAGCCCCCGGAAATCGCCGCCCGCAGCTACCTGCTGCTCGACGTGACCGCCAACCAGATCTTGGCGGCCCGTGACCCGGACATGCAGGTGGAACCGGCTTCGCTCACCAAGCTGATGACGCAGTACCTGGTGTTCGATGCCCTGCGCGCGAAGAAGATCGACCTGCAGCAGGCCTTGCCGGTCAGCGAGCGCGCCTGGAAGATGCCGGGGTCGCGCATGTTCATCGACCCGAAGATGAAGGTGCCGGTGGACGACCTGATCAAGGGGATGATCGTGCAGTCGGGCAATGACGCCACGATGGCGCTGGCCGAAGCGGTCGGAGGCACGGCCGAACGCTTCGTCCAGCTCATGAACGAGCAGGCCAAGGCACTGGGGATGAAATCCACGGTGTACAAGAACCCGGAAGGGCTGCCGGAACCCGGCCACCTGACGACCGCGCGCGACCTGTCGGTTCTCTCCACGCGGCTGATGCGCGAATTCCCCCAGTACCTGCACTATTACGCGATCAAGAAATACCGGTACGAGGGCACGCCAACCTCCAACGATACGAATCGCAACCTGCTCCTGTTTCGGGACCCCACGGTCGACGGCCTGAAGACCGGCCACACCGATGCGGCCGGCTACTGTCTCATCGCCACGGCGAAGCGCGATTTCCCCAACCTGGGCTCCCGGCGACTGCTCACGATCGTCCTGGGCACGTCCAGCGAGAATGCGCGGGCGAACGAGGCCCAGAAGCTGCTCAACTGGGGCTACACGGCATTCGAAGCCGTGAAGCTGTTCGATGCGAACCAGGCCGTGGCGACGCCGGACGTCTGGAAGGGCGTGGAAAAGACGGCGAAGCTCGGACGCCAGGAGCCGGTGGTGGTGGCGGTCCCGGCAGGCACTGCCGCACGCATCAAGACCCAGGTGGCGCGGCCGGATCCGCTGATCGCACCGCTGACCAAAGGCCAGCAGGTCGGAACCCTGAAGGTTTTTGCCGGCGACCAGCCATTGCTGGACCTGCCGCTGGTGGCGCTCGAGTCGGTGGAGCAGGCGGGTGTCCTGCGCCGGGCCTGGGATGCGATGCGTCTTTGGATCAAGTGA
- a CDS encoding alpha/beta hydrolase, which translates to MNSRTQRFTMDGAVGAIEALRDEPLSDAPPKGTAVIAHPHPLFGGTMENKVVQTIARAFVQSGWVALRFNFRGVGASEGVHDDGVGETQDLLDFISAQAAQGPLALAGFSFGSYVAVRAIESLWPSWPVEKVVLVGTAASRFQVPPLPSEAHDRALVVHGEVDDTVPLAAVMDWARPQSLPVTVVPGGEHFFHGQLPLLKSLVLRHLRS; encoded by the coding sequence ATGAATTCGCGCACACAGCGCTTCACCATGGACGGGGCCGTGGGGGCCATCGAAGCCTTGCGCGACGAGCCGTTGTCGGACGCTCCGCCAAAGGGCACTGCGGTGATCGCGCATCCGCATCCCCTCTTCGGCGGCACGATGGAAAACAAGGTCGTGCAGACGATCGCGCGCGCGTTCGTGCAATCGGGTTGGGTCGCGCTGCGCTTCAACTTCCGTGGCGTCGGGGCGAGCGAGGGCGTGCACGATGACGGCGTGGGAGAAACACAGGACCTGCTGGATTTCATTTCGGCCCAGGCTGCGCAAGGCCCCCTGGCGCTGGCTGGCTTCTCCTTTGGCTCTTACGTGGCCGTGCGCGCCATCGAGTCGCTGTGGCCTTCCTGGCCGGTGGAAAAAGTCGTGCTCGTCGGAACCGCGGCCTCGCGATTCCAGGTGCCGCCTCTGCCATCCGAGGCACATGACCGCGCTCTGGTGGTTCACGGAGAGGTGGACGACACGGTCCCGCTGGCGGCGGTGATGGATTGGGCGCGACCACAGTCACTTCCGGTTACGGTGGTGCCGGGGGGCGAGCATTTCTTTCACGGACAATTGCCCCTCCTGAAAAGCCTGGTGCTGAGGCACCTTCGTTCCTGA
- a CDS encoding (2Fe-2S) ferredoxin domain-containing protein: MTQPNSSYYERHIFFCLNKRENGEACCADHNAQEAFDHCKSRVKSQGLSGPGKVRVNKAGCLDRCAAGPVAVIYPEAVWYSYVDKNDIDEIVESHLKNGRVVERLLTPPHLGR, encoded by the coding sequence ATGACGCAACCGAACTCCTCGTACTACGAGCGGCACATCTTTTTCTGCCTGAACAAGCGTGAGAACGGCGAAGCCTGCTGCGCCGACCACAACGCGCAGGAAGCCTTCGATCATTGCAAGTCGCGCGTGAAATCGCAGGGCCTCTCGGGGCCGGGCAAAGTTCGGGTGAACAAGGCCGGCTGCCTCGACCGCTGCGCCGCCGGACCCGTGGCCGTGATCTATCCGGAGGCGGTCTGGTATTCCTACGTGGACAAGAACGACATCGACGAGATCGTGGAGTCGCACCTTAAGAACGGCCGTGTGGTCGAGCGCCTGCTGACGCCGCCCCACCTCGGGCGGTGA
- a CDS encoding VanZ family protein, which yields MHKSSAWPLSQAYVALVFYASLYPFSGWRDQGIAPWEFLWAAWPKYWTGFDIAVNISGYVPLGFLLALSFLRRGSPGDRQVSTWAAITVSTAAAAVLSFCMESLQTYLPARVPSNVDFGLNTVGALLGAVAAAALEFAGGIDRWDRVRGRWFVDDARGGLVLLALWPFALLFPAAVPLGLGQVFERVEAALVDWVMDTPFLEWVPVRDVELQPLAPGVELLCVALGMLVPCLLGFSVMRSVMRRTALAVCALGVGILATALSAALSWGPSHAWAWLSLPVQIGLGFGFALALMALPLPRRGCAALVILALVLHLSLLNQAPASAYFAQTLQTWEQGRFIRFNGLAQWLGWLWPYAALVYVLVRVSRAEPQNRIGA from the coding sequence ATGCACAAGTCTTCAGCCTGGCCGCTGTCGCAAGCCTATGTGGCGCTGGTGTTCTACGCGAGCCTCTACCCGTTTTCGGGCTGGCGTGACCAGGGCATCGCCCCCTGGGAGTTCCTCTGGGCGGCCTGGCCCAAATACTGGACCGGCTTCGACATCGCGGTCAACATCTCGGGTTACGTGCCCCTGGGTTTCCTGCTGGCACTGAGCTTCCTGCGCAGGGGCAGCCCCGGCGACCGTCAGGTGTCCACCTGGGCGGCGATCACGGTGTCGACCGCCGCGGCGGCCGTGCTCTCCTTCTGCATGGAGTCGCTGCAGACCTACCTTCCCGCACGGGTGCCGTCGAACGTGGATTTCGGGCTCAACACCGTGGGCGCCTTGCTGGGCGCCGTCGCCGCCGCGGCCCTCGAGTTCGCGGGGGGAATCGACCGTTGGGACCGCGTCCGGGGGCGGTGGTTTGTCGATGACGCGCGTGGCGGGCTGGTTCTGCTCGCGCTTTGGCCGTTCGCGCTGCTGTTCCCCGCCGCGGTACCCCTGGGCCTCGGGCAGGTGTTCGAACGGGTCGAAGCGGCGTTGGTCGACTGGGTGATGGACACGCCTTTCCTGGAGTGGGTGCCGGTTCGCGACGTCGAGCTGCAGCCGCTCGCTCCGGGCGTCGAATTGCTGTGCGTCGCACTGGGCATGCTCGTGCCCTGCCTGTTGGGCTTTTCCGTCATGCGATCCGTGATGCGCCGCACGGCGCTGGCTGTCTGCGCGCTCGGCGTCGGCATCCTGGCAACCGCGTTGTCGGCCGCGCTCAGCTGGGGCCCGTCGCACGCCTGGGCCTGGCTCAGCCTTCCGGTGCAGATCGGCCTGGGCTTCGGTTTTGCGCTCGCGTTGATGGCGTTGCCGCTTCCGCGGCGTGGCTGCGCGGCACTGGTCATCCTTGCGCTCGTGCTGCACCTGTCGCTGCTCAACCAGGCGCCGGCGAGCGCGTACTTCGCACAAACATTGCAAACGTGGGAGCAGGGACGCTTCATCCGCTTTAACGGGCTCGCGCAGTGGCTGGGCTGGCTCTGGCCTTACGCCGCGCTGGTTTATGTGCTCGTGCGCGTCTCGCGCGCGGAGCCGCAAAATAGAATCGGTGCATGA
- a CDS encoding CopD family protein, whose product MLWVKSFHIVFVASWFAGLFYLPRIFVNLAMVPAQSVAERERLLLMARKLLRFTTMLAVPALALGLWLWLGWGIARGTGFDWLGAKMVVVALAVGYHAACAGQLRRLAAGSGHGHVWYRWFNEAPVLLLAAAVILAVVKPF is encoded by the coding sequence ATGCTCTGGGTCAAGTCTTTCCACATCGTATTCGTCGCGAGCTGGTTCGCGGGCTTGTTCTACCTTCCGCGCATCTTCGTGAACCTGGCGATGGTTCCGGCCCAGTCGGTGGCGGAGCGCGAGCGCTTGCTTCTGATGGCGCGGAAACTGCTGCGCTTTACCACCATGCTCGCGGTCCCCGCGCTGGCCCTGGGCTTGTGGCTGTGGCTGGGCTGGGGCATCGCGCGCGGTACGGGATTCGACTGGCTGGGCGCCAAGATGGTGGTGGTGGCACTGGCCGTGGGCTATCACGCCGCATGCGCCGGCCAACTGCGTCGGCTGGCCGCCGGCTCGGGTCATGGCCACGTCTGGTATCGCTGGTTCAACGAAGCGCCCGTTCTGCTTCTCGCGGCGGCGGTGATCCTCGCCGTCGTGAAGCCTTTCTGA
- the hemB gene encoding porphobilinogen synthase: MSAHAPYPQGRPRRLRRDDFTRNLVREHRLTAHDLIYPVFVLDGRQRREAVASMPGVERLSPDLLLPVAEECVSLGIPVMALFPVIDPALKTADGREAWNPDGLVPRVVRQLKDRFPDLGVMTDVALDPFTSHGQDGLLDDTGYILNDETVEVLVKQALTQAQAGVDIVAPSDMMDGRIGAIRFALESKGLIHTRIMAYSAKYASAFYGPFRDAVGSASNLGKSNKKVYQMDPGNTDEALREVAMDIAEGADMVMVKPGMPYLDVVRRVKDEFRVPTFAYQVSGEYAMLKAAAQNGWLDHDAVMLESLLAFKRAGADGVLTYFALDAARQLAR, encoded by the coding sequence ATGAGCGCTCACGCCCCCTATCCGCAAGGCCGACCCCGGCGCCTTCGCCGCGACGACTTCACCCGGAACCTGGTGCGGGAACACCGCCTCACCGCCCACGACCTGATCTACCCCGTCTTCGTCCTCGACGGCCGGCAGCGGCGCGAAGCCGTCGCCTCCATGCCGGGGGTGGAACGCCTGAGCCCGGACCTGCTGCTGCCGGTTGCCGAGGAGTGCGTGTCCCTGGGCATCCCGGTGATGGCGCTGTTCCCGGTGATCGATCCTGCCCTGAAGACCGCCGACGGACGGGAAGCATGGAACCCGGACGGGCTCGTGCCGCGTGTGGTGCGGCAGCTGAAGGACCGCTTCCCCGACCTGGGCGTGATGACGGACGTCGCGCTGGACCCTTTCACCAGCCACGGACAGGACGGCTTGCTGGACGACACCGGCTACATCCTGAACGACGAAACGGTGGAGGTGCTGGTGAAGCAGGCGCTCACGCAGGCCCAGGCGGGCGTGGACATCGTGGCGCCCTCGGACATGATGGACGGGCGCATCGGCGCCATCCGCTTCGCCCTGGAATCGAAGGGCCTGATCCACACGCGCATCATGGCCTACAGCGCCAAGTACGCGAGCGCGTTCTACGGCCCCTTCCGCGACGCGGTCGGCTCCGCGTCCAACCTCGGCAAGAGCAACAAGAAGGTCTACCAGATGGACCCCGGCAACACCGACGAGGCGCTGCGCGAAGTCGCCATGGACATCGCGGAAGGCGCGGACATGGTGATGGTGAAACCCGGCATGCCCTACCTGGACGTCGTGCGGCGCGTGAAGGACGAATTCCGCGTCCCGACCTTCGCCTACCAGGTGAGCGGGGAATACGCGATGCTCAAGGCGGCCGCCCAGAACGGCTGGCTGGACCACGACGCGGTCATGCTGGAGAGCCTGCTCGCCTTCAAGCGCGCGGGCGCCGACGGCGTGCTGACCTACTTCGCCCTGGACGCCGCAAGGCAACTCGCGCGCTGA